One genomic segment of Sminthopsis crassicaudata isolate SCR6 chromosome 2, ASM4859323v1, whole genome shotgun sequence includes these proteins:
- the SNX21 gene encoding sorting nexin-21 isoform X3: MASRLLHRLRHALALTGEGSGEPAPGAEAEEFPESSELEEDDTEGLSTRLSGTLSFTSTEDDEDEEEEEENADPLGSGAALGRRLKNPGEDGAGEDGDGPRSSNLLTRQLQDFWKKSKSNLVPQRLLFEVTSANVINEPPSKYVLYTIALIGPGPQEHMPAQISRRYSDFERLHRQLRQQFRGPMAAVSFPRKRLRRNFTAETIARRSRAFEQFLGHLQAVPELRQAPDLQDFFILPELRQAQRLTCTGLYQEALRLWTNAWRLQTQLGTTVGTQRTLLTLVGLAVCHQELEQPSEARLSCEQSLQMLGTSDSHPLLGPFLEAHVRLSWRLGIDKRQSEAQLQALQEAGLTPTPPPSLKELLIREALD; this comes from the exons ATGGCCTCTCGTCTTCTGCATCGCCTGCGGCACGCGCTGGCCCTAACTGGAGAGGGCTCGGGAGAGCCGGCCCCTGGCGCGGAGGCCGAGGAATTCCCGGAGAGTTCGGAGCTCGAAGAGGATGATACGGAGGGCTTATCCACTCGCCTCAGTGGCACCTTGAGCTTCACCAGTACCGAAGATGATGAGgacgaggaggaagaggaagaaaacgCAGATCCTCTAGGATCAGGGGCCGCCCTGGGACGAAGACTTAAAAATCCTGGAGAGGATGGCGCTGGGGAGGACGGAG ATGGTCCCCGGAGCAGTAACCTCTTGACCCGACAACTACAGGACTTCTGGAAAAAGTCAAAAAGTAACCTGGTACCCCAGCGACTGCTCTTTGAAGTGACCAGTGCCAATGTCATCAATGAGCCACCCTCCAAGTACGTG CTCTACACCATCGCCCTGATAGGCCCTGGGCCACAGGAACACATGCCAGCTCAGATTTCTCGGCGCTACTCTGACTTTGAACGACTACACCGCCAACTTCGGCAGCAGTTTCGTGGTCCTATGGCTGCAGTTTCTTTTCCCCGAAAACGCCTGCGGAGGAATTTTACTGCTGAGACTATTGCTCGGCGTAGCCGGGCTTTTGAACAATTTCTGGGGCACTTGCAGGCTGTGCCTGAGCTTCGTCAGGCACCTGACCTCCAGGACTTCTTCATTCTACCTGAGCTTCGACAGGCACAGAGACTTACCTGCACTGGTCTCTACCAGGAGGCCTTGAGGCTCTGGACTAATGCCTGGCGCCTACAGACACAACTGGGCACTACAGTAGGCACCCAAAGGACACTGTTGACTCTGGTAGGCTTGGCTGTGTGCCACCAAGAGCTGGAACAACCCAGTGAAGCGAGGCTGAGCTGTGAGCAGTCTCTGCAGATGCTGGGGACTAGTGATTCTCATCCTCTGCTGGGACCTTTTCTTGAGGCTCACGTTCGCCTCTCCTGGAGACTTGGCATTGACAAGCGCCAGTCAGAAGCCCAGCTCCAGGCCCTACAAGAAGCTGGTCTCACCCCTACTCCACCCCCCAGCCTCAAGGAACTGCTTATCAGAGAGGCCCTGGACTAA
- the SNX21 gene encoding sorting nexin-21 isoform X1: protein MASRLLHRLRHALALTGEGSGEPAPGAEAEEFPESSELEEDDTEGLSTRLSGTLSFTSTEDDEDEEEEEENADPLGSGAALGRRLKNPGEDGAGEDGDRNSPSDGPRSSNLLTRQLQDFWKKSKSNLVPQRLLFEVTSANVINEPPSKYVVSELYTIALIGPGPQEHMPAQISRRYSDFERLHRQLRQQFRGPMAAVSFPRKRLRRNFTAETIARRSRAFEQFLGHLQAVPELRQAPDLQDFFILPELRQAQRLTCTGLYQEALRLWTNAWRLQTQLGTTVGTQRTLLTLVGLAVCHQELEQPSEARLSCEQSLQMLGTSDSHPLLGPFLEAHVRLSWRLGIDKRQSEAQLQALQEAGLTPTPPPSLKELLIREALD, encoded by the exons ATGGCCTCTCGTCTTCTGCATCGCCTGCGGCACGCGCTGGCCCTAACTGGAGAGGGCTCGGGAGAGCCGGCCCCTGGCGCGGAGGCCGAGGAATTCCCGGAGAGTTCGGAGCTCGAAGAGGATGATACGGAGGGCTTATCCACTCGCCTCAGTGGCACCTTGAGCTTCACCAGTACCGAAGATGATGAGgacgaggaggaagaggaagaaaacgCAGATCCTCTAGGATCAGGGGCCGCCCTGGGACGAAGACTTAAAAATCCTGGAGAGGATGGCGCTGGGGAGGACGGAG ACCGGAATTCCCCATCAGATGGTCCCCGGAGCAGTAACCTCTTGACCCGACAACTACAGGACTTCTGGAAAAAGTCAAAAAGTAACCTGGTACCCCAGCGACTGCTCTTTGAAGTGACCAGTGCCAATGTCATCAATGAGCCACCCTCCAAGTACGTGGTGAGTGAG CTCTACACCATCGCCCTGATAGGCCCTGGGCCACAGGAACACATGCCAGCTCAGATTTCTCGGCGCTACTCTGACTTTGAACGACTACACCGCCAACTTCGGCAGCAGTTTCGTGGTCCTATGGCTGCAGTTTCTTTTCCCCGAAAACGCCTGCGGAGGAATTTTACTGCTGAGACTATTGCTCGGCGTAGCCGGGCTTTTGAACAATTTCTGGGGCACTTGCAGGCTGTGCCTGAGCTTCGTCAGGCACCTGACCTCCAGGACTTCTTCATTCTACCTGAGCTTCGACAGGCACAGAGACTTACCTGCACTGGTCTCTACCAGGAGGCCTTGAGGCTCTGGACTAATGCCTGGCGCCTACAGACACAACTGGGCACTACAGTAGGCACCCAAAGGACACTGTTGACTCTGGTAGGCTTGGCTGTGTGCCACCAAGAGCTGGAACAACCCAGTGAAGCGAGGCTGAGCTGTGAGCAGTCTCTGCAGATGCTGGGGACTAGTGATTCTCATCCTCTGCTGGGACCTTTTCTTGAGGCTCACGTTCGCCTCTCCTGGAGACTTGGCATTGACAAGCGCCAGTCAGAAGCCCAGCTCCAGGCCCTACAAGAAGCTGGTCTCACCCCTACTCCACCCCCCAGCCTCAAGGAACTGCTTATCAGAGAGGCCCTGGACTAA
- the SNX21 gene encoding sorting nexin-21 isoform X2: MASRLLHRLRHALALTGEGSGEPAPGAEAEEFPESSELEEDDTEGLSTRLSGTLSFTSTEDDEDEEEEEENADPLGSGAALGRRLKNPGEDGAGEDGDRNSPSDGPRSSNLLTRQLQDFWKKSKSNLVPQRLLFEVTSANVINEPPSKYVLYTIALIGPGPQEHMPAQISRRYSDFERLHRQLRQQFRGPMAAVSFPRKRLRRNFTAETIARRSRAFEQFLGHLQAVPELRQAPDLQDFFILPELRQAQRLTCTGLYQEALRLWTNAWRLQTQLGTTVGTQRTLLTLVGLAVCHQELEQPSEARLSCEQSLQMLGTSDSHPLLGPFLEAHVRLSWRLGIDKRQSEAQLQALQEAGLTPTPPPSLKELLIREALD, encoded by the exons ATGGCCTCTCGTCTTCTGCATCGCCTGCGGCACGCGCTGGCCCTAACTGGAGAGGGCTCGGGAGAGCCGGCCCCTGGCGCGGAGGCCGAGGAATTCCCGGAGAGTTCGGAGCTCGAAGAGGATGATACGGAGGGCTTATCCACTCGCCTCAGTGGCACCTTGAGCTTCACCAGTACCGAAGATGATGAGgacgaggaggaagaggaagaaaacgCAGATCCTCTAGGATCAGGGGCCGCCCTGGGACGAAGACTTAAAAATCCTGGAGAGGATGGCGCTGGGGAGGACGGAG ACCGGAATTCCCCATCAGATGGTCCCCGGAGCAGTAACCTCTTGACCCGACAACTACAGGACTTCTGGAAAAAGTCAAAAAGTAACCTGGTACCCCAGCGACTGCTCTTTGAAGTGACCAGTGCCAATGTCATCAATGAGCCACCCTCCAAGTACGTG CTCTACACCATCGCCCTGATAGGCCCTGGGCCACAGGAACACATGCCAGCTCAGATTTCTCGGCGCTACTCTGACTTTGAACGACTACACCGCCAACTTCGGCAGCAGTTTCGTGGTCCTATGGCTGCAGTTTCTTTTCCCCGAAAACGCCTGCGGAGGAATTTTACTGCTGAGACTATTGCTCGGCGTAGCCGGGCTTTTGAACAATTTCTGGGGCACTTGCAGGCTGTGCCTGAGCTTCGTCAGGCACCTGACCTCCAGGACTTCTTCATTCTACCTGAGCTTCGACAGGCACAGAGACTTACCTGCACTGGTCTCTACCAGGAGGCCTTGAGGCTCTGGACTAATGCCTGGCGCCTACAGACACAACTGGGCACTACAGTAGGCACCCAAAGGACACTGTTGACTCTGGTAGGCTTGGCTGTGTGCCACCAAGAGCTGGAACAACCCAGTGAAGCGAGGCTGAGCTGTGAGCAGTCTCTGCAGATGCTGGGGACTAGTGATTCTCATCCTCTGCTGGGACCTTTTCTTGAGGCTCACGTTCGCCTCTCCTGGAGACTTGGCATTGACAAGCGCCAGTCAGAAGCCCAGCTCCAGGCCCTACAAGAAGCTGGTCTCACCCCTACTCCACCCCCCAGCCTCAAGGAACTGCTTATCAGAGAGGCCCTGGACTAA
- the ACOT8 gene encoding acyl-coenzyme A thioesterase 8, with protein sequence MSPPLDSGSAEEPSGDLRSVLVTSVLNLEPLDEDLYRGRNYWVPTTKRLFGGQIVGQALVAAAKSVSEDVHVHSLHCYFVRAGDPKVPVLYQVERTRTGASFSVRSVKAVQHGKAIFICQASFQQAQPSPVQHQFSMPPIPPPEELLTHEELIDKCIRDPELRKKYQIGLNRIAAQEVPIEIKLVDLPILGQQKAKQMFWVRARGYIGEGDMKMHCCVAAYISDYAFLGTAMLPHQHRHQVRVMVSLDHSMWFHAPFRADHWMLYECESPWAGGSRGLVHGRLWRRDGVLAVTCAQEGMIRLKHQELESKL encoded by the exons ATGTCGCCCCCGCTGGATTCGGGGAGCGCCGAGGAACCCTCCGGGGACCTCCGCAGCGTCTTGGTCACCAGCGTGCTCAACCTGGAGCCGCTGGATGAAGATCTATACAG GGGGAGGAATTACTGGGTACCCACAACCAAAAGGCTCTTTGGAGGTCAGATTGTTGGCCAGGCCTTGGTAGCTGCAGCCAAATCTGTGAGCGAAGATGTTCATGTTCATTCCTTGCATTGCTACTTTGTGAGAGCAG GGGACCCAAAGGTGCCGGTGTTGTACCAGGTGGAACGGACACGCACAGGAGCCAGTTTCTCTGTACGCTCAGTGAAAGCCGTGCAGCATGGCAAGGCTATCTTCATCTGCCAGGCTTCATTCCAACAGGCCCAGCCCAGCCCGGTCCAGCATCAGTTCTCTATGCCGCCCATCCCCCCACCAGAGGAGCTTCTTACCCATGAGGAGCTCATAGACAAATGCATAAG GGACCCTGAGCTACGGAAGAAGTATCAAATAGGATTGAACCGAATTGCTGCCCAAGAAGTGCCCATTGAAATCAAGCTGGTGGACCTACCCATCCTGGGTCAACAGAAGGCCAAACAGATGTTCTGGGTTCGGGCTCGGGGCTACATCG GGGAAGGAGACATGAAGATGCATTGCTGTGTGGCTGCCTACATCTCCGACTATGCCTTTCTGGGCACTGCCATGCTTCCCCACCAGCATCGCCACCAGGTCCGGGTTATGGTCTCCCTTGATCACTCCATGTGGTTCCATGCCCCTTTCCGAGCTGACCATTGGATGCTGTATGAGTGTGAAAGCCCCTGGGCTG GTGGCTCTCGAGGACTGGTTCATGGGCGTCTGTGGCGGCGAGACGGGGTCCTGGCTGTAACATGTGCCCAGGAGGGTATGATCCGGCTGAAGCATCAGGAGCTGGAGAGTAAGCTGTAG